One Argentina anserina chromosome 6, drPotAnse1.1, whole genome shotgun sequence genomic window, ACCCATTATGGAAGAATGACACTAGCAACTACATTTGCCTCATTGTTGTTGGAGAAAGTCTATATAAGAGCAGCATGCAACACATACAGAACATCAGCTTATTTGCATTCTTGTACTTCTTACGAAAATAAGTTGTAAAATTTAGGTAAATGTTTTGTATAAATCTCTGTCTAAATAGTTTTATCTTAGAAATAATGTTTGTTTTAGAAGATAAGTAATAAATTATATGTTAATTATTAATGTTGAACTGATGGTTTATATTGTTATGTTCTAGATCAATAATGGCAAGTAGTAGTGGATGGGGAAATGATCCGTAAACTAGTGATATGAAAGTAATAAACAAAAGTCATACCTTTATAGGTTACTAGCAACCCGTGAACCCATTATGGAAGAATGCCAATAGCAACTAAATTTGCCTCATTGTTGTTGGACAATGTCTATATAAGAGCAGCATGCAACACATACAGAACATTAGCTTATTTGCATTCTTGTACTTTTTACGAAAATAAGTTGTAAATTTCAGGTAAATGTTTTGTATAAATCTCTTTGTCTAAATAGTTTTATCTTAGAAATAATGTTTGTTTTAGAAGATAAGTAATAAATTATATGCTAATTATTGATGTTGAACTGATGGCTTATATTGTTATGTTCTAGATCAATAATGGCAAGTAGTAGTGGACGGGGAAATGATCCAGCATGGAAGTATGCATATCCTATTGAAGGAAATCGAAATGGCACAATATGTGTATTTTGTTCTAGCACTTTTCAAAGTGGTGGAATTACAAGATTGAAAGGTCATTTAGCAGGATACGATCCACACAAAAGTGTAAAAAAATGTGACAAAGTACCACCAGAAGTGAAGCATGAGGTGACAATATGgataaagaaaaaacaattagCCAAGCAAGAAAAAACAGTTGTTGAAGAAGATATCAGAGAAGAACTCTGGAATGATTATCTTGGGAGTCAAGAAATTCCAtacaatgatgatgatgatgacggaCATCAATATCCAGAAGACGTGCATCCCTCTGAACGAGAAGGTTATAGAGAGGCAATTAGACGATCAACTGTAGATCGTCATAACTCTCAATTTATGAGGAGTGCAAGTTCTCGATTCCCAccaaaatcagaatcaaagggTGGTAGTAGTAGTCATCGTTGGCAACAAGGTGATCGATCAAAATCCTATCAATATCAGTTTCCAGATCCTCCAAATCGAATGCCACCCAAGGATACTGGGCCAAAACAAAGCATGGTTAAATCATTTATGACTGGTATGAGAGATAGAGTGAAAAAGTCAACAGCCAGTTTTTTCATATTTGCTGGTGTTGCAGCAAAGAAAATTGAAGATCCACATTTTAAGATGATGATGTCAGATCGAGCCGAATGTGgtaaatattctataaatttATAGATCAATTAAATATGTCTTGTAATAGGTTGATtcaacttttttataattgaaaCATTTTGTTGTACATAGGTCCTGGCGTAAAGCTTCCAACTGCGTATGAAATTTTGGATCCTTGTTTGAATGAAGCATATGAAGATATGAAAAGGTATGTTGATGGTCATAGAAAAACATGGGAAACATTTGGTTGCACTCTTATGTGTGATGGATGGACTGGGCCAACCAAACTTTCTATTATAAATTTCATGGTGTATTCCAAAGGTGCAACTGTGTTTTTGAAATCTGTAGATGCTTCACATATGAAAAAATCtgcctcatatatatatagtttgctggATAACATTATCCAAGAGATTGGACCATAAAATGTTGTTCAGATTGTCAATGACAATGCATCAACATTTAAAAAGGCTGGCAGAGAATTGGAAAAAAGGTACCCGTTGTATTGGATTTCATGCGCTGCTTACTGCATTGATCTGATATTCGAGGATATCGGGAAGAAACAATCAGTTGCTAATGTCATTAAAATTGCTCAAAGTGTAACTAATTACATATACAATCATGGTTGGGTGTTAGCAGAGATGTGGAGCATTATTCATGGAGATTTGGTTCGTCCAGGCAaaactcgatttgcgacaaatcACATTTCCATCGATAGCATCTTAAAATATAAAAGCAAGCTTCAGAACATTGTTTACAAGCAGCAAATGGATCGAGCATTCAGCAAGCAGAACCAAAGAAGGCAACAGGGTAGAAAGAAGAATTTTAGACGGGAGTTTTTGGGATGGTATGGAAACGGTACATAAAATATATAAGCCTTTGTATGAGATACTTCGAATTGTTGACACAGAAATCCAACCGACCATGTCGATATTATATGACATGTTTCAAAGAGTTAAGCAAGAAATATCGCAGATGTCAGAAAAGCAGTGGGTGCTTGACATCATTAAAAATCAATGGGACAAAACATTAAGCCAACCATTGCATGCAACAGGTATTagtttaaaaattatatactcTATCTCTAAGTACATTTATATCTTTAAGCTTATATGGTATGTAACTTCTTGGTTTCTTATTTGTAGCGCATTTCTTGAATCCAAATTTTCATTATACACCCGGGGTCGGTCATGGGAGAATTTTTTCTAAAGAAATTAGTAAAGTGTTCGAACAATATACAAGAATCGGAACCGGTGTTGGTGGTGTGGATACTTTTCTAGATGAggtaattttaaatttattacaaAGATTAAAATATTGGACAATTAGTATAATCGATTTTCAAATGGTTAATGCATATCGTATGCTTTCAGGATGCAAAAGGATCATTTGGCCAAACATTAGCAAAAAAACAAGTGGGACCAGAAGTTCAGGTTTGTAGTTTATATGAATTTTCATCATTTATGAAAGTTGATGTAGTTCGTGGTAACCAACTATAGTTCATTTACAGCTGATTGGTGGGCACAATGGGGGTATATTGCACCAAACATATCAAGAATTGCCATGCGTATTTTAGCACAAACGGCTTCATCTTCTgcttgtgaaagaaattgGAGTATTTTTgctcttattcatacaaaacaaAGGAACCGTCTTGCATATCAGAAgttggaaaaactcgtatACTGCTACTACAATATGAAGTTACGACTACATGATAAACGAGTAAAGGATAAGgtgatcaatgaaaacaactatATTGATCTACTTCATGTTGTTAGTGAACCACTTCAGAATGGCATTGATCCTCTTCatgattggattatgcatgcacacctcgatgatgaaaatggcAACCCTCCTCTACATGTCGTAGAAAAGGcaactgattttggaattgatgtaaacaaggtattatctgatgaagttggagacccgggagatgattctgataatcctagtgtgtggggcggtgtagcaactccagatagttcagagagtgatgatgatgatgctggtggtggtaatggtgatggtagtggtggaagtcaacaaggtggtggagatacaaggtttAAATATGGACAATCTTATGTAGGTGGAGAATTTGAGtagtttacttgtgaaagtaattttgatcatgctacccAAGATGAGAATCATGGATGTAAAGCAGGCGGTCATGGTGCGCAACAACAAAATAGGTGCAGGAGGAGGGCAAAAGGagtcattgatgatcaaagtatttcatctgatgttagttcagttgccgtaagttttgattctatcagtTTAGGCACAGAGCACAGTGGGATGTCAAACGATCAcatgaagtcaactatcaatctGGTCATCTTACTTACAATTATGGTAAGTTTGgagacgtttatgatcaattatcgaGTTGGGCTCATCCTTACTATCCCCTTCTCGGAGAAACTGTTGGTAgctcaaaagagatatatgactatcatgttaaccattacaattcgTACTATATGGCTCGTATGTCTTGGGCAGAGTATTGTAATTTTATTGACCaacgtgcatcttttcaagcaCCTAGAGCCTCTTTCTGGTACTAgataaatttaataattgtatttgtttatatgtaattcaataataaataaataaataatttcggaaGAGAAACGatatttttttccaatatccccgatatatcttcgatatatccgatatctccctttttaagaaaaacgatatatcctctgataccgatattttgaaccttggtcacacccattgtcacactacctatcacacccactaTTACACaacctatcacacccactattacactacatgtcacactagCTGTTACATCTGCTGTCACacatgttgtcacactacctatcacacttgTTGTCACCCTACTGTCACAtccgttgtcacactacctaccacacccgctgtcacactcaCTATCATActtgttgtcacactaccatCACACTtgttatcacactacctatcacacatgTACCTACTGTCACACCCGATGTTACACCCGCTATCACACCCGATGttacacccgctgtcacactacctatcacacccgttgtcacacaACATATCACATTAACTGTCACACCCCCTATCACATCTGTTTTCACAttgttttatgtgactatgttgtgataagataaaaaagaagaagaagaagaagaagaagaaaaaagaaaaagaaaaagaatgactAAAAATAACGAACATTTGTTTATtattatgtgatcttgaattTCATAAATCAACTTATACGATTCAAATATCGACTATAATGTGTTGTCACTCCCCCAACCACACTGCATATCACATTAACTATCACAATGTCTGTCACACTaattatcacactacctgtcataGTAGAAAGTTAGTGTGATAGCTAGATTGatagacattgtggtagtgtgacaacaattttttttaaagcctAATATTTGTGGTGGGCACCCAGAAAATCGCTCTGGGCACCCATGTTATCCAtatctatattttttttatgagcCCTGCACCGCCAGCACAGGCGCTCTGATCACAACCACAACCACCATATAGGAAGCTCGTACAAGAAGAGTAGGTCAAGTTCTCGCTTCTGATGTATGGTGACTCAGTTTCAGACAGATTCGATTTGGATTTCGTTGCCAGGCTCGATTATGAGGGTGTTGGTGGCCTAGGAAACATCGATGGTGCACGGTGGCGATGTCGATATGGTTTTGGAGCTTTGACGGTGGGAGTATCAGAGGATGAGCGGGGATGTGGATCTGGGTTTGACAAAAGTCGGGGCTTCATGGATCTTGTGGACAACGACGATGAAGGATTGGAGGGTGGCGGTGCTGCCGTGCTAGCGTTGGAGAAGAGAATGACTGATGATCTTGCATGCAGTGGTCTAGGTTTTGGCTATTGTAGATCGACGTCATGGCCATTGACGTTAATGAGGTTGTGGCTATCAGAACAAATTTTGGAGAAGGTATAGTCTCTTCGACAAGAGAGAGACGTGGAAAAGCGTAGTGGCACGAGTTGTaatatttaagaaaaataGGGACAACGGTTTAAGGAATTTAAttggatgagttttttttaaattttcaaatCTTACTAGACTTTTTTCCAATTTCATGTATCCAATGTGACATATTTTTTAAGAAACccattttaaaatatatattgagatTGCATAACTTCATATTACCCGTGTATTGATTTCAGTTGCTTCAATTAAGGATGAGATTGAAATCAATACTAAATGCTTCAATTAAGGACATGTTaatgaaaaaatgaattttGTTTAGAATAGTAGCAAGTTTAGTAATTCCAAATAggattagtttttttttgtttaacccaaataattttttttctttttaatttaacCTAAATAATAAGTAATCCATAGTTTTAAATGTGAGTTTACTTTAAAAGAGGTGTACAATTTTGGGTGTATACCCCTATAATATATGAAGAACTTAACAAACTTCAGGATGATATGTTACCGTATCTATGTATATGATCATCACTAAAAAAATcgattaattatatatgttctcTTTGTGCTataaaagaaattaagaataCATAATAAGCCTAGTAGCTCTCCTTTTCTATTGCTTTTAATCTTTTATGTGTGTGTATTAAGCAAGAAGTAAGCAGCCACACGAATTGGACTAAAATCTGAACCAAGACACGTACATTTGTCACTTATCATACAAAAAAGGCTTGAACGGTGGACGTGTAAACTAACCCCCCACACATTCCTGCATTCCATTATTAACAACTCCCTTCCCTACCTATAATATCAGTATGCTCCCTTCTTCAAACTAGAGGACAACTCGATCGGGCATACCAAAAAGGTTgagcaaagaagaagaagaagaagctgaagGAGCTCACAATAGCAGCAAAGCTTCCCGTTCATTACTGTTGCATGATAGAACAGCCAACCCTAGCTAGCCACTGAAAATGGCTCATCACCAGcttcgagtttcttttgtaccCCCCGATCAAACTAGTCCTTCTCTTTCATTTCTTCAGGCCAAAGAAAGCATCATCTCTCAGTGTCGAGATGATAATACTGCCAAGCAAGGAAGCACATCTCCGAAAAGGAACCGAGATCATGAAGATGAGATCAAGTCAGCTCAGTCAAGAAATGAGGAGATCACAATATTAGGTCTAGCTTCAGCTCAAGTGGTTGCAGCAGCAGAAGAAGCCAGTAAAGGCTGTGATGAGGTGTTCGCAGTAGCAGAAGATAGTGGACGTGAGAGGTTGAAGAAGCATAGGCTTGAGGTGGCAGGTCGGGTCTGGATTCCGGATGTATGGGGCCAGGAGGAGTTTCTCAAGGACTGGGTTGATTGTACTGCTTTTGATGATTCTTTGTTTCCTAATGGCATTTTGTCAGCTCGTAGTGCTTTGGTTGaagaaggaaggagaggaaCTTCAAGCAGAATAAGAATAGAAAACAGGTGTTGATGAGTAAAAttaatctttcttcatacTGGCTTTGATTGTTATGATACACAAATCACTTTTGATAATCATCAAATATATAGTAGCTGAGAACCCTATTTGTGATTGGATTTTGTTAATAATGAGTGATTGTATAATTACAAATAGTGCATGCATTTGTAAACCCCCATCCGTCATCCCCAAAATAATTTGTTCCTAACTTTTAAGATCGTTGATTGAATCTTCTATCAGAAGAATAGCTTGTATTGATAGGTTCGCCTCTACCAGCAGCAGTATGGTGATCCCAGTAATTGGAGTGGCTAAACATGTTCAAACCTCACAAGAAGTGAATGTGAAAGCAAGAGAATTCTTGTTAGCAAAATCTATAAATTATATGGTAATCATCAATCACCATCTTCAATTTCTAATCAGGCAAGGTTCGAAAAAGTGTTAGGAGGTATGTTGTTGGACAACATACCTCCTAATGCCTCTAGTGCCTGAATGGTTAGGCGGCGTCGGCGgatttaaattattaaatatttatttattttatacatatatttaaaatatttataaaattaaaaatatataatgatactcaatattaattttcaaaatagtcTAAACTCAAAGTCCAAAGTCCatacaaaaatattagaacaaaaactaaattgtaaaacaaatGCAAAATTAAATCTCAAATTAGAGAAGATCATTTCATACTCCTTCGGTATTAGACTCAAACTCGACAtttatttctcttttctcAACTTCCATGTCATCATTCGAAATAAAATCGTCatcataaaattattttaattacttcCGCTGCGTtttaatttttacttttttatagTCCACTGTCGAACACCACGGATGACCATTGGATTTaggttgaaagttgaaacactATCTTCATTCCCATAAAGATACACTAAAATGAAATACACAATAAATAGACGCTATGATTCACTACATGATAGGTCCTTTATAATCATGCTTGATTCCGCTACCAAAGGTGAATAGGTTTGTCCTGCAGTGCAGCATATCGATACCATCTCTCATATTTAAACAGTCCCGTCATTAGCTGCAGAAAGCTCCCGTTTCCTCGTTCTCCTATACATTGTAGTTTAAGCTTCAATCTTCACCATCTCCGTTCTCATAAAAATTCATTGTATCCACTTCACAAGGATTTCACACTAATAACTGAGTCATACAGATGATACAGTTGTTTCAGCAGTTGACGTGACAGATGTCAACTCCCATATTTTGATCGTCCCATCATCAGATGCCGAAGCAAGAAGCCTGTTCTCCTGTTGAATTTAACAGCAATACATGAAATACGTTAGTATAGAAGTTGTTATTACCTAATTGAAAACTAATATACTGTAGAATCTACCCAGCAAGCATGACTACCGAATACATTTTCTGTATAGAGACTGCAGTAAAATTTGaataatccaaaaaaaaataactcaAGTAAAATCTCATTTGGGCTGCTGCAAACATGCtccattgaaaaaaaaatggacaAACAATAATGGGGTTGCCTGGTGGTGCATGGGTGATAGAAATGGATATTGGTGGTGCTGGTAATGAGTCATGCAGGTAACGTGTTTCAATGTTGTGGGAGTTACGTAAATGTTAGGGGTGGCAGCAAGGTAGATAGCAGTTAGAGAATTGCAAAACTTAGTTCCCAAGGGATTTTGTTTCccatcaattaaaaaaaaaaaataatggaTTCTTGATTATTGTTTAAATTACGAGTCCACGCCCTCCCTGAATTCACTAGGGAAGACATGACCTCACAAACTAATAACAAACTGTAGAGAGAAACTTTACCCCAGGACTCCACTGCACCGAATTTATATCCATGTTGTGGGCCTTCTCCTTCTTGAGAAGAAAATTAAAGGAAGGCCCATCAACCTGTAATGAAAACAACAATCAAGTTAGTCAactgtaaaaatactcaatcaGCTTGCCACTAAAAGCTAAGAATCAGAAGAAAACACAAATGGTTCTTGGATAGCCATAAGAAACATTAACAAGCTATAGAGCGAGAGTTCTTTTCTGTTTAGCAACATACTGTCAGAACCAACCCAAAAAAAATGCCACTTCACTGATGGAACGAATGCTAATACAAAAGTGAGTGTGTGAGACGATCAAAAATTATGGCATACCAAACTATTGCTCTCATTATTCTCCATAAAAAACCGTATAGCATTATCAGCAGCTCCACTGGCAATGATGTTATCCCTGTAATTTTTCACCAAAATCCAGATATCAGATCAAAGTGGTTATGTTTACCTAATATCTTATATTGAAGAAAGATCTTCAGTAAAGTGATTCTGACACTTTACTCATTAGTCATCCCGAAAGTAGAATCTAGCTGCTTCGATATTTTAAACTTTACAAAAGCCCTAGAAATATTGGGAGTACTTCTTGTTTAATTGCATACCTTGACCAATGAACTGAAAATATTGTCCTATCATGATAACCTGCAACAGTGCAAAGATGGCTCCTGACAAAACCAACAGATGAATCATTATATAGGTGAAATACAATAAAACAGAATCGGATTACATCATAAATTTAGCAATCCTCAACCAAAAAAACATTTGCTCAGTTGACAACTAATCCAATAGATGCATGCTGCAGAGAACATTGGTATCAACATCCAACAGACAGTGAAAGACCAAACATTATTCACTTCAACCTCAGCCAATGTCCTAACTATAATTCAGTCAACAAATAACGAACTTTAAATTATGAAGGCATCAACACTATCTAAAAGAACATACTTAATCCTACAACCAATAGTAGAACTGGCAGTAGTAACCTTGAGCAAGAGAATTTCATGGAAATGAGGAAATGGTCCCTGATATTCACAAAGCCTAGTTCTAGCCTAACAATTAATGAAAATTTCGATGATTCCTACCAAATGCATTGAAGTGATGTCAATTGCACAATTGAAGGGTGCATTTGTCGGGAGTGGGAATCAATTATTTTTGTAGACTTGTATGGTTTAATACTGGTTTACTTCACTGTACCAAGCTACTGCAAATTCTAATAAGTCTTATTAGTAGGTAACATGGCGTAAGTGCACCAGTTCTTATCCAATGACCACTTCAACTTAAACTGATGACCAGGgttaaatatatttgaaaaatTGTTTAGTAATTCAAAAGGTGAGAGACCAAATCCACATTTTATGGattcacaaaaacaaaaacaaaaattcacaTAAAATTGTAGCATGCATGTTTAGTAATTCAAAAGATGAGAGACCAAATCCACATTTTATGGAttcacaaaaagaaaaagaaaaattcacATAAAATTGTAGCATGCTCCTCACCAAGGTGCAAAGCCATCAGAAGATAGCATCTTCCCATTGTCTGTTCCCCATATTTTGAGAGTAAGATCATCACTGCCATATCAGTCCATTGTTAGTTGATTAGGCAAGACCGAAACTTCAAATTCCTGATTGTCACAGATTCTTATTAATGGAATTAAGAAGACAGAATACTTATCCTTACCAGCAGGTAACCATTTTGTCTCCAGTAGGATTAAACGATAGAGCCCACACAGTAGAAGAGTGACCACTAACAAGAACATCAGTTAAACTGAATTAGACCacaacatgataaaatgctaTACTTTACCGATACAATGGCCAATAAATACATAACATATTCCCTCCTAGGTCACATAAAGACGCTGACCCCTTTCTAAGTCACATAACTGATCAGCATGATCTTATTTTGGATTAAGgtacttcaaaaaaaaagaaaacatacaCTTGTTTATGAACATTACATAATGCTTCTGAAGAAACGAAGCATAAATTTGAACATAGAAGAGGATAAAGCCTAGTACCTGTTAGATTGAGCTAATGTTTGCACACACGCCCAATTATCATCCTCACCATCATCTGCCCATATCTACAAGAAACAACGTAACTCAATCACATAAAATCCTACACCTCCTAGTCTCAATTCGCACACATAATCCTCAAAAAGCAACCTTTTCAGCAAAGCCTTTACCTTGACAGTGTTGTCATAGCTACACGAAAACAAAATATCCATATTGGGATGCCACTGAACCATCTTCACATCCTGCGTATGTCCCTGCAACACCGCAACGCACTCGAACTCATTCCCAGGCAACACCTCCCATATCCACACAGTCTTGTCTCTCCCACAAGTCGCAAGCAAAGAACCAGACGCATTCCAAGACACACTCTTCACCTCATTCTCATGACCCTATTCCCCAAAACCCAACattaaaaccaaaacccaaatCCTAAAACCAACCAATCAACACAAAGCAACAGCCTTTCCGAGTACCTCCAGAGTGGAGACGCACTCGTAGTCATCCCCAACGTCCTGGAAAATCGCGGTGGTGCCGTCGAAGCTGGCGGTGGCGAGGAGCTTACCGGAGGGGGACCAAGAGCACGATCTGACGGTCCTGGTGTGCGGATCATCCAGAACTGCCTAAACCCCCAGAAACTTCAGTTCGATTTTGTAAGAGGAAATAAAGCAAGACAATTGAGATGGAACAAGAGTTTAAGGTGGAAGACCTGGCATTCCCAGGAGTTGGAGAGTTTGTGTTCCCAGATACGGACGGTTTTGTCGCCGCTGCAAGAGGCGAGTTTATAGGGGTGACCGTCGAGACCGGAGAGTGGGTTCCACGCGAGGCCCCAGACCCTGTCGGTGTGGCCTTCGAGCTTCTGAATCTCCTTGAGAGTATCCATGTCGAAGTGTGTTGGTGGGTGGAGAGAATATAAGGAAGGGGAAGAGGGTGGTGAACACCAATGTTTGGAGGAGGGTCGGCGTGAGTTTTGACTGCCGGTGACGTA contains:
- the LOC126796867 gene encoding uncharacterized protein LOC126796867, yielding MASSSGRGNDPAWKYAYPIEGNRNGTICVFCSSTFQSGGITRLKGHLAGYDPHKSVKKCDKVPPEVKHEVTIWIKKKQLAKQEKTVVEEDIREELWNDYLGSQEIPYNDDDDDGHQYPEDVHPSEREGYREAIRRSTVDRHNSQFMRSASSRFPPKSESKGGSSSHRWQQGDRSKSYQYQFPDPPNRMPPKDTGPKQSMVKSFMTGMRDRVKKSTASFFIFAGVAAKKIEDPHFKMMMSDRAECGPGVKLPTAYEILDPCLNEAYEDMKRYVDGHRKTWETFGCTLMCDGWTGPTKLSIINFMVYSKGATVFLKSIVNDNASTFKKAGRELEKRYPLYWISCAAYCIDLIFEDIGKKQSVANVIKIAQSVTNYIYNHGWVLAEMWSIIHGDLVRPGKTRFATNHISIDSILKYKSKLQNIVYKQQMDRAFSKQNQRRQQGRKKNFRREFLGWYGNGT
- the LOC126799921 gene encoding protein BIC1: MAHHQLRVSFVPPDQTSPSLSFLQAKESIISQCRDDNTAKQGSTSPKRNRDHEDEIKSAQSRNEEITILGLASAQVVAAAEEASKGCDEVFAVAEDSGRERLKKHRLEVAGRVWIPDVWGQEEFLKDWVDCTAFDDSLFPNGILSARSALVEEGRRGTSSRIRIENRC
- the LOC126796649 gene encoding protein CIA1 — translated: MDTLKEIQKLEGHTDRVWGLAWNPLSGLDGHPYKLASCSGDKTVRIWEHKLSNSWECQAVLDDPHTRTVRSCSWSPSGKLLATASFDGTTAIFQDVGDDYECVSTLEGHENEVKSVSWNASGSLLATCGRDKTVWIWEVLPGNEFECVAVLQGHTQDVKMVQWHPNMDILFSCSYDNTVKIWADDGEDDNWACVQTLAQSNSGHSSTVWALSFNPTGDKMVTCCDDLTLKIWGTDNGKMLSSDGFAPWSHLCTVAGYHDRTIFSVHWSRDNIIASGAADNAIRFFMENNESNSLVDGPSFNFLLKKEKAHNMDINSVQWSPGENRLLASASDDGTIKIWELTSVTSTAETTVSSV